From the Psychrobacillus sp. FSL K6-4046 genome, one window contains:
- a CDS encoding 3-hydroxybutyrate dehydrogenase, with the protein MKGKVVFITGAARGIGYDVAKAFLEAGARVVISDLNKVALDEAVSTLNGQVKGIVCDVTKEEDIKNAIESTVDSFGRIDILINNAGMQHVSLIEDFPTEKFELLIKIMLTAPFVAMKYALPHMKKQQFGRIINMASINGLIGFAGKAAYNSAKHGVIGLTKVAALEAAADGITVNAICPGYVDTLLVRNQFEDLARTRNIKVEQVLEEVLYPLVPQRRLLDVQEITDLALYVASESAKGMTGQAIVLDGGYTAQ; encoded by the coding sequence TTGAAGGGTAAAGTAGTATTTATAACTGGGGCTGCTAGAGGAATTGGCTATGATGTCGCTAAGGCATTTTTAGAGGCAGGAGCAAGAGTAGTTATTTCAGATTTGAATAAAGTGGCATTAGATGAGGCTGTCTCCACTCTAAATGGGCAAGTAAAGGGTATTGTCTGTGATGTAACGAAAGAAGAGGACATAAAGAACGCCATTGAATCTACAGTAGATTCCTTTGGAAGAATAGATATATTGATAAATAATGCAGGTATGCAGCATGTTTCATTAATAGAAGATTTCCCGACAGAAAAGTTCGAGCTATTAATAAAAATAATGCTAACAGCTCCTTTTGTAGCTATGAAATATGCATTACCACACATGAAAAAGCAACAATTTGGCCGAATCATTAATATGGCTTCTATAAACGGCTTGATAGGATTTGCAGGAAAAGCCGCCTATAATTCGGCTAAGCATGGGGTGATTGGGTTAACAAAGGTTGCCGCATTAGAGGCTGCAGCTGATGGAATTACAGTGAATGCAATATGTCCAGGCTATGTGGATACATTGCTTGTACGCAACCAATTTGAAGATTTAGCTAGAACGAGAAATATCAAAGTGGAACAGGTACTGGAAGAAGTATTGTATCCCCTAGTTCCCCAAAGAAGATTATTAGACGTTCAAGAAATTACAGACTTAGCTTTGTACGTGGCAAGTGAATCTGCTAAAGGAATGACAGGCCAGGCAATCGTTTTAGATGGTGGTTATACAGCCCAATAA
- a CDS encoding 3-oxoacyl-ACP reductase family protein: MNNFFSELEHKTVIVTGGSKGIGKDIALTFAKLKANVVISGREGIALEETLKELQGYNDRCISVQGDLSKLENINNLIETTVKEFGTIDVLINNAGVNIAKPALEVTENDWDTVLDLNLKSAFFTSQAAAKFMSKQRNGKIINIASQMAFVGYYNRAAYCSSKGGLVQLTKALAVEWAKLGINVNAVAPTFIETELTAKMFEDEDFKRDVENRILLKGLSQPKDISGAVLYLASDLANFVTGETLKVDGGWTAI, translated from the coding sequence ATGAATAACTTCTTTTCTGAATTAGAGCATAAAACTGTAATTGTAACAGGGGGTAGCAAAGGAATAGGGAAAGATATAGCCCTTACATTTGCTAAGCTAAAAGCTAATGTGGTGATTTCCGGACGAGAAGGTATAGCATTAGAGGAAACGCTGAAAGAACTACAAGGCTATAACGATCGATGCATCTCTGTTCAAGGCGATTTAAGTAAGTTGGAGAACATTAATAATTTAATAGAGACGACAGTAAAAGAGTTTGGAACAATTGATGTACTTATCAATAATGCAGGAGTTAATATTGCAAAGCCTGCATTAGAAGTAACGGAGAATGACTGGGATACTGTCTTAGATTTAAATTTAAAGTCTGCATTCTTTACAAGCCAGGCAGCGGCTAAATTTATGAGTAAACAAAGAAATGGTAAAATTATAAATATAGCCTCTCAAATGGCCTTTGTAGGATATTACAATAGAGCAGCATATTGTTCTAGTAAAGGTGGTCTAGTTCAACTAACAAAGGCTTTGGCAGTTGAATGGGCTAAGCTTGGTATTAACGTTAACGCTGTGGCACCTACCTTTATAGAAACAGAGTTAACTGCCAAAATGTTTGAGGATGAAGATTTTAAAAGAGATGTCGAAAATAGAATTCTCTTAAAGGGACTTTCGCAGCCAAAGGACATTTCTGGAGCCGTGTTGTATTTAGCCTCTGATTTGGCGAATTTCGTGACTGGAGAAACTTTAAAGGTTGATGGTGGATGGACTGCAATTTAA
- a CDS encoding 3-hydroxyacyl-CoA dehydrogenase NAD-binding domain-containing protein: MENVSILGCGTMGHSIALSAAWAGLHVKVYGVNEQDLEIAKKGLQNKIKVMKDNGLFDEKEAARIMDLIKLSLSLEEVVKETTFIIEVIPEVLDLKKNMYKKLEALVGKDVIIASNTSGFMPSLLAEGMDHPNRFVVTHFWNPGHLIPLVEVVKGEKTDNGTVQRAMQVLQHMKKKPVLLNREIPGFIGNRLQYALFREAQSLLDAGVATKEDIDAAVTYSIGRRLPVTGPLMTADMGGLDVFSAISNYLFEDLSTDQKSGRVLTQLVEEHKLGDKSGEGFYTWDEQFSQLKNVEREQMLIHFLKGDMNLGGSDE; the protein is encoded by the coding sequence ATGGAAAATGTATCAATTCTAGGGTGTGGAACAATGGGACACTCCATTGCTTTATCCGCAGCATGGGCAGGGTTGCATGTAAAAGTATATGGAGTTAATGAGCAAGATCTGGAGATTGCTAAAAAAGGCCTTCAAAATAAAATAAAAGTAATGAAGGATAATGGTTTGTTTGATGAAAAGGAAGCAGCACGCATTATGGACCTCATTAAGTTATCTCTATCTCTAGAAGAGGTTGTAAAAGAGACAACCTTTATTATTGAAGTAATACCTGAAGTACTAGATCTTAAAAAAAATATGTATAAAAAATTAGAGGCCCTAGTGGGTAAGGATGTTATTATAGCAAGCAATACATCTGGCTTTATGCCAAGTTTATTGGCAGAGGGAATGGATCATCCTAATCGTTTTGTTGTTACACACTTTTGGAATCCCGGTCATCTAATTCCTTTGGTTGAAGTAGTAAAGGGTGAAAAGACAGATAACGGTACGGTTCAGCGAGCTATGCAAGTACTTCAGCATATGAAGAAGAAACCGGTTTTATTAAACAGAGAGATTCCAGGATTTATAGGGAATCGCTTACAGTACGCGTTATTTCGGGAAGCACAATCCCTACTTGATGCAGGGGTAGCAACTAAAGAGGACATCGATGCAGCGGTAACATATAGTATTGGGCGTCGTCTTCCGGTAACAGGCCCTTTAATGACTGCGGATATGGGAGGTCTTGATGTTTTTTCTGCTATTTCAAATTATCTTTTTGAGGACTTGAGCACCGATCAAAAATCCGGTAGAGTGCTTACACAGTTAGTGGAAGAGCATAAGCTTGGAGACAAAAGTGGAGAAGGCTTCTATACATGGGACGAGCAATTTTCTCAGCTTAAAAATGTAGAACGTGAACAGATGTTAATTCATTTTCTTAAGGGAGACATGAATTTAGGAGGTAGCGATGAATAA